gcactgatccaaagccaggagccaggtgcttcctcctggtcaggcgcccaagcacttgggccatcctccactgccctcacgggccacagcagagagctggcctggaagaggggcaactgggacagaatctggcaccccaactgggactagaacccagggtgctggcactgcaggcggaggattagcctagtgaaccgcggcgccggcccagctttCTTCTAACACagatctggggaggcagcagtgatgattcaagtacgtgggtgcttgccacccatgtgggaggtatgGATTAGTTCTTGGGTCCCAGCTTTGAAGCCTCGCCCCAACTTGAAGCcaatgtaggcatttgggaaataaaccagaggacgggacactgtctctgtctctcaaataaaaaaaaaaaaaaattctgcgcTCTgttgtcctccccacccccttcccgcGTCTGCGTTGGCTCGCGCCGTCACGCTGCCATGCCTTGCTCTGAAGAGACACCGGCCATCTCCCCCAGCAAGCGGGCCCGGCTGCAGAGGAGGGGACCATGCGGCTGCGCTTTTCCCGCCTTTCGGAGCACGCCACGGCCCCGACCCGTGGGTCTGCGCTGGCCACCTGTACAGTACCACCTATGGAGAAAGCCATTGTGCAAATGGACATTCAGATAGCTCTTCCTTCTGGATGCTATGGAAGAGTGGCTCCACGTTCTGGCTTGGCTGCAAAATACTTCATAGATGTGGGAGCTGGCGTCATAGATGAAGATCATAGAGGCAATGTTGGTGTTGTATTGTTTAATTTTGGCAAAGAAAAGTTTGAAGTCAAAAAGGGTGACAGAATTGCCCAGCTCATTTGTGAACGGATTTTTTATCCAGAAATAGAAGAAGTTCAAGTTTTGGATGACACTGAAAGAGGTTCAGGAGGTTTTGGTTCTACTGGGAAGAATTAAAATTTATACcaagaatagaaaatgaaaaacgtacttttttcttaaaaataaaatttctgttaaCCATGTTTTGGCAGTTTGCATTTCTGTAAACTTAATGGCTTTAACTTCTAAAACTCCTTCCTTTTGATCAAGGAAAAATACCTCTGATACAGAGTCACTCTCCTATGTTTTTCTACAATTGATGGTTATATATAAATGTGCTTTGTGGTGACCTAATGTGAACAGtatcttgtaaaaataaaatgtatatcagTTTCAGATAATAAGAACTTGTATTGTTTAATTCAATATTTAATTGTTATAAGTCATTAGTGATGCTTTTTATTCAATTTGCTTCagttttttcatagatacaaattATTACATAAattggaagaaataaaataagttaaagttaaaaaaaaatttagacggTAAATGCTACTCCTACCACTCCATCATTAAAAGAgagagttttgaatattttaattaaaaatatacaaatgacaaATATGCTCATGAAAAGCTAGTgttagtcattagagaaatgcaaatgaatgtCTTAATGTGAGATATCACTGCACATCAGTGGCAGATTCAAAATACTCAGAAAAAAACGCCTCAGTACTAGATACATACAGATTCTTTTCTTGTCATTCACTAAGCAGTGCAGTATGACAACTTTTTACagcatttacattgcattagaTACAATctagaaatgttttcaaaatatataggAGGATGTAtgtaatttaaatgtaaatactgcagccagcgctgtggcatagcaggtaaagccgctgcccacagtgctggcatcccatatgagcaccggttcaggtcccagctgctccacttctgatccagctctctgctatggcctggga
The window above is part of the Lepus europaeus isolate LE1 chromosome 13, mLepTim1.pri, whole genome shotgun sequence genome. Proteins encoded here:
- the LOC133772171 gene encoding LOW QUALITY PROTEIN: deoxyuridine 5'-triphosphate nucleotidohydrolase, mitochondrial-like (The sequence of the model RefSeq protein was modified relative to this genomic sequence to represent the inferred CDS: inserted 1 base in 1 codon) → MPCSEETPAISPSKRARXAEEGTMRLRFSRLSEHATAPTRGSALATCTVPPMEKAIVQMDIQIALPSGCYGRVAPRSGLAAKYFIDVGAGVIDEDHRGNVGVVLFNFGKEKFEVKKGDRIAQLICERIFYPEIEEVQVLDDTERGSGGFGSTGKN